TGTACGTTACTCCATCAGTGAGAGTTACGAAGCAGTAGAGGCTCTCTCCTTTGACAGGGTGAGGTCTGCCCACAACAGCAGCCTCTGCAACGGACTCGTGCTCCCCCAGAGCCGACTCCACCTCCGCTGTACTCAACAAGTGACCTGTagggaaaagagacaaaatggaGGTTGGGTAACGGATCTCAGAATGTAAATCTTTTCTAAATTTTTACGGAGAGAATTAATTTCACCAGGAACACAAGAGTAGAAAAACTAGCAAGAAACTCCCGttaaatgcttattttgtttttggattaaTAATCTCCCCccaagaaaacacattaaaattgagggaaaaaagtaaagaagcCAGTGATATGAAGACAGTTTActaacagacacaaacacctgATTTAGGTCATTTTAATTATAAACTTAAGGATAAGTCTTACCAGAGACATTCAGCATGTCGTCTATCCTCCCCGTTATCCAGTAGTAGCCATCCTTGTCTCTACGGCAACCTGtacattaaaaaagtaaatataaacagGTGTTGTTAACGCAAAGCTTCCAACACAATTTAGCAGTAGCATACGTGGTTTTAGCAAAGACTGTAGTGAGAAAATAAAGgacaaaaatgtagaaatatttaGTGGAAGAACCAGATAAAGGTTATAGAGtaaattataatacatcatagtATGAGATAATATAGATTCAATATAAATTTAAAAGTCTgaaatcttatcttatctcagtTTAGGATGACATTTAGGATTTTTTGtattaaagaaacatgtttCCTATCTGCGTTTAGTAAAAGATCTCTTGAGCTATATAAATGAAATTGACTTCACTTGATTGGAATTTAACTTTAGGATTTTCCAAGTTAGCAATCTACAATTAGTACGTCATAGATCTTCCAAAATTCAATCAAAGATACAGCAGAACAGGACGAGGGCTGAtagaacaatacattttttttttttagataggAGGTCTAAGAAAGGGACACAGTCATGATTTTAGAATCTGCTTCTGTAGTAGGAATATAATCTCCTGGTCTCTCACCGTCTCCTGTGACGTAGTATCCAGGGAACTTCTTGAAGTAGACGGTTTCAAACCTCTGCTGGTTTCCGTACACCGTCCTCATCACTCCGGGCCACGGCTGCTTGAATACCTGTTTGGAGGCAGAAGAAGCATCAACGGATCAACACACATGATGAGTCAAAGAGTGAAAGATCATCTCAAGACGTGGTGATAATCGTCCTAACCAGGTATCCTTCACTCGGtccctccagctcctctcctgACTCATTCAAGATGGCCGGCACTACTCCGAAGAACGGGAATGTCTGGAgaacagcaaaagaaaagatggcACATGTTGAACTTCTTCACTGTATaccatttgtttcttttgacTTCAACATTGGATTTTTAGTCGAGGCTTGTGTTAAATGAGATCTACAGTAATCTAGGATTTACTGCCGCGCCCCCTTACTTTGCTTACATGTTAAACAAGTTGTGCATTAACCAAAACTAAAGACTGTAACAAACAAATGTTGGTCTCAGAATTTTTAATTCCTTATAAAACTACAAATTTGTGAAATTAgaagcttttatgttttttcacattttacacacaacACTGCTACCGAGAAGCCCTCCACATAAATATTTAGCGCAACATTTCACGACAAAAGGCATCAATATAACAACAATCTCCAACCTTTTATGGAAAGCAATAGTCGGACATTTGTAGGTttaaggagtgtgtgtgtgagcaaatCCATCAAGTGAGCTGGATGATATCATAAGAGCTTTTTGGCACAGGCCCTTGGTATATACTTTTTTTGCTAAAGATGCACATTTGCTAACATTGCAAATAGCAAATAACTCAAAACCTAACCATAGACTTAACATTGACTTAATGGGGTGgatgctttttgctttttttttttattgaatttaataaCCACACACTTAACAGGTGAGCAGTTGTATCAACTAACGTAACGGTGGCACTGCAGTGACAGTTAAAAGATTTaaagatattatattatatatattagaacATCATATATTATGTTGTACTAATACATTTGCATTGCATCTCAATGTTGAAGTGAAGTAGAATATtgagtgtgtttattttgtaaatcgTTCACTCACAGCAGATCCAGGTTTCATGGGTGTTGCTGCAGGTAGAGGAGTCAGCACATGTCCACCCTGAAGGCCAGAAAACCACAACAAGTTAGAAACGGTTTTTTATCCAACATGGTGGGATTGAACTGTTGGCTCTACTGCCTCCTGCTGGAAGCTGCAGGAGTTTGCATTCACTGCTTCTGAGTGAGGCAgttaaaaataaagctaaagTGTTGTGTCTCTTAATTGGGATCATTTTGCAGCAGCAGTTCACACAGTCAACTTTAGTTAAATACTTTTACAGAGTGATCCGTAATTGCAGACGTTGAATGCAAAAGTCCAAAAATTAGATCATCCCAATTAAAGTAATTTTTGTCCAAAATAGTCTATTATAGTATATTAATTCTCTATAAATCttacaaaaaagtaataacTTACAGTTTCTGTCTGCCAGAAGGTGTCAACAATAGGACATCTCTTCTCTCCCACCACATTGTAGTACCACTGCCAGGCCTCAGGGTTGATTGGCTCTCCCACCGTCCCCAAAACCTTCAGAGACTCTCGCTTATACCTGCAGAGAGAACGTGATGTACCACAGAAACCTATAAACAATGCCTCCTTTGcataataacaacataaaaacatacaatagtAATGAGTAGCATCACTGGCAAGTCAGCTTGTGATGGTCATGACTCACTTCTGCACCGGCTCTCTGCCGTACTTCATCAGCAGTCTGATGGCGGTCGGCGCTGTGTAGAACTTGGTCACATGATATTTGTCCACAATCTCCCACATACGGCTGACATCTGGGTAAGTAGGCAGCCCctcaaactgaaacacaaacagtactttaaatacaaaaacctaaaatcaacaaaaacagtaaaacagagATTTTGACATCACATTTCAGACCTGGTCCTCGTACTGGAAATGGGTCAtttaaaacaacctttttttagcctgaataataattacatttatggATTCAATATAAAGTTGCAACTGATGATCCTTTGGCTTAAAAAATGTtaggaaattatgaaaaatgtgaCGTTTTCTGGACCATCCACAATATTTAGATATgccattttgttgtgttttactctgatgtgtttttggtAGCTGCTAGgttatagttgtatttatatatatatatatacctctgTTGGCTAAcagctgttgtgttttctgtcacgTTAACcattcttttcttcttcttttcttggGGTTGTCTGACCAATGTTTGCTTGGCCAGTGAAGTTTATCACATCTGACTGAACCCATAAATGACTCAAACAAGGTTTTTTCAAGAGACCATAGTTTCTGGTCTCAATAAACCGAAAATAGAACTATACTTGTGTTTTCCAGCTCTTTAAGGGTATTAAATGGTCAATACATAATACTACAAAATCTAAATCATAGGACGGATGTATTTAAACAACTGTAGTTGTCAACTTTTTTTGGTTGCAGATAAAATCAGACACCACCTGCAGTCAGTCACAATAGAGCGACCGTCAGCCAAGTTGGATGTTTTGTAAAAACAGGAAGTTCAGTAACCCCACTGTTCCTCTGTCGGCACTCACCAGGACGCTGGTGGCCCCGTTAGCCAGCGGGCCATAGGTGATGTAGGAGTGTCCGGTGATCCAACCAATGTCAGCGGTGCACCAGTAAATGTCATCGGGCTGGTAGTCAAACACCAGTTTGAAGGTGGTGGCAGTGTAGAGCATGTAGCCACTGACTGTGTGGAGAACTCCCTGCAGACGAGAGAAGTAAAgcttaaaacatgtttgattatttaaaaatgtgtgatttaaagTGGCAATAGACAAAGAACCATCTTTTCAGGTCGCAGATGGGAattcaaatgacaaaaatcCTTCTAACATTGTTGTTGGAGGTAAAAAATACTTGAGATGCTCCAACATGAAATTTCTGTACTCATAATGGTCATTACCTGCATGTTTAGCCCATACTGATACTGATAGTTACCCTGTAAGGCATCATAAAACTACTTGGACCATAATAAGATTAAACTAAAAGAGATGGTCACCATGATTACGATAAATGTGAGTAACAGTTACCAATGTTATCTGACTCTTCTCTTAAAAATTCAATGACTGATTTGAACACAGTGTATCTCTATTCATGAAAGGCCCACATTGCATTGGTTTACTACAGTGTTCCTTTGCTATTTGGGGTGACGGGACGAGACATGGGAGTTGGtctaaaaaattaaataaaaattcagCAATATGGCAACATTTTGGATATGAAGCCAAATCGCTTTTACCTCGGTACGTCGGTCCGTTGTTTGGATTAATATCAAAACAGTCTGAAAATCGTTACACCTCCCCCGCCCCTAGTTCCCTCCCCCTCACTTTACCTTTGGTTTACCAGTCGAGCCGCTAGtgtagaggatgaagagaggatCCTCAGAATCGCACCACTCTGGTTCACACTCGTCTGAAGCTCCACGGACCAGACTGTGCCAACACAAGTCCACCTTGGGGTTCCACGGGACCTGgtatcaaaacacacacacacacacacacacacacaaaacagacacacgTGTACACAAACGTGCACAGACATAAACAGATAGGACAAGTCAACACAAGTTATCAATTAAATCCCAGTCAATCAATTACTGAACACTACAAACAACATACAATCTAAAACACgaaacaaaagtgaaagaaagtTAGTTTGACATTCTAGTGGAGAAGAGTGCAAAACATTGGGAAAGCTGTAGATCAGAGTTACAGTGAATAAAGCAACAAAGAGTTGTTAGAAAAGTTACAAACATGTTAGTTTTCTTGTAACTTTATTCATTGTGTGTCAATCAGAGCTGGGTCACTTACcttctgatattaaataagactaacacaagacaaaaacatgaactAAATGTGTATACTGTACAGTTTAAGCAATTATggggaacatttatttttgtaagacACAAAGTCTGAAAATATTTGGACTAACCGAAAAATAAAAGAGACGAGAGATCAAGATATAGAAAGGTGAGATATATACGTAGAAAGATTTAGGAAAGAGGGAGACTCCATAAAATCTTTACAAATTACTTAAAGTGTTTTGGATCAATCTGGCTTCATGAGCcagaaacaaacaagcaatCTCCTTTCAAGCAGATAATCGACCCAAATCTGAAGTCCACTCGTCATCACTCACAGAAATACATTCTACATAACGCTGCTTTCTTTGCTGTAGAGGAATTCACACAGAGCGgacatcattttaaagataGTATCATGTTGTCAGGCTTTGTGTTTTCAAGTACAACAAACATGTGATCAACATGTTCAGATTTTTcttaacaataattaaatattaaccaGTCTTATATTTGACTCTTCATGGGCTTAACAGTTTGCTCACAAAGCGATAAAGAAATGGAAATATGTACAATACACATTGAGATAATAGAAAAGATAAGAGAAAACACACGACTCTACTTCTGATCCCTGAGacaaagtatttatatatttatattcaactAAGTTACTGAGAAAGAATCAGGGCTCTGTTTGTATCAGCATGTAGACAAAATACAAGGAGGAAggtaatcttttttaaaaatcaaattgTGTATTTCGAaataaaatctgattaaaaaaaaaagtttgtaaatATAGTGGATTATTAAAGTGTAATACTCAAAAGATAAGCTGGGCAGTTATCTGAAAATAACACATGATATAGAGGTAGGGCTGAAATCATATGAGgatgttaaaaataacattttattctgaaacttATCATCATAATATGGCAAATATTTTCCAAGCGCATAAAATAGAGAAACAGATGGTTTTCAATGTAATTTGTTTagaataatgaattatttaagaGTATTTCGCAAAACAATCACACCACATCACCAAGAAACAGTATTGCACCTTGATAATTcagtgttatattatattaagtgGATTTTCCTGCTCAAGACAAGGCCTCCTAAAAGCCATACTCATGAAAAGTATGGCTGAACATTTGTGGCCCAAACAACAATCATGATTATTTTGATCAATATTGAGATTGCGATttaagattaaattaaattgtactTAAACTTTGACCCAATATGAAATCAACAGAGCACTCCTTTGACTTTCACATTGTGCTACATTCCTGCAAATTAACAAATCTTTGCATTAAAATAAGACTTACAATTAGTGGTGCAACGGATTATAAAACTCACGGTTCGGATCGTATCACGAATCAGAGTCAAGcatcggatcagcacaaaagaaagaaagggagtaaatataacttttagagatccctgatcagGTTTTTTGGCGCCGATTCTAATTAtcgatcattgatgatccatatttgGATTCTATGGGAcggatc
The sequence above is a segment of the Anoplopoma fimbria isolate UVic2021 breed Golden Eagle Sablefish chromosome 12, Afim_UVic_2022, whole genome shotgun sequence genome. Coding sequences within it:
- the LOC129100335 gene encoding acetyl-coenzyme A synthetase, cytoplasmic-like isoform X3, whose amino-acid sequence is MIPDKVPKEDVFHGSEDLKKEAHIPSFDRYKELYLKSIEHPDEFWGDIAKDFFWKTKHSGQFLDYNFDVTKGEIFVKFMEGASTNICYNLLDRNVHERKLGDKVAFYWEGNEPGDELTVTYRELLQRVCQFANVLKSQGVKKGDRVSIYMPMVVELVVAMLACVRIGAVHSIVFAGFSAESLCERIMDSQCSLLITADGFYRGDKLINLKLLADEALQKCRDKGVSIQRCIMLKHLSKEAEESPLGSQSPPAKRSCPDLQVPWNPKVDLCWHSLVRGASDECEPEWCDSEDPLFILYTSGSTGKPKGVLHTVSGYMLYTATTFKLVFDYQPDDIYWCTADIGWITGHSYITYGPLANGATSVLFEGLPTYPDVSRMWEIVDKYHVTKFYTAPTAIRLLMKYGREPVQKYKRESLKVLGTVGEPINPEAWQWYYNVVGEKRCPIVDTFWQTETGGHVLTPLPAATPMKPGSATFPFFGVVPAILNESGEELEGPSEGYLVFKQPWPGVMRTVYGNQQRFETVYFKKFPGYYVTGDGCRRDKDGYYWITGRIDDMLNVSGHLLSTAEVESALGEHESVAEAAVVGRPHPVKGESLYCFVTLTDGVTYNRTLEAELKKQVREKIGAIATPDYIQNAPGLPKTRSGKIMRRLLRKIACDERDLGDISTLADSSVVEQLFQNRCCTGV